From a region of the Teredinibacter turnerae genome:
- a CDS encoding VWD domain-containing protein encodes MGVIPHILGHWSNLTPELITNLYLYGETTTPADYEERLRSTAEYQDTITVKLDMQAMMESGPGRYASAPQAQFVQDFFENGTIQHPNGSGALVGSHTKAELVDLGFSEDLFRFDFKQMFLDTGNSDYIYRTYIFNSQLFTLSDDTEFHFSGSTNTNYITDLEVRIFNEDFDFESSEGITGFLVNSANVLLEEIIDPHDIGRTVDIEYSGTGSTFTGNYTLANYNTEKTAFESIDFTEQVSPYIDPYGYVIGGGQLLGGMLSLTDSMRTAGIFDNAHYGSNFSDNLIFENDTDEIPAVVAGGGNDVIEFDYFDPTGTVVYGGEGNDKILSKGNNDIDGGDGEDTVSYENVLYVNGVTSNLTTGLTTLNTAVDTLFNVEHVTGSNQEDEITGNGFDNFLSGQNSIDELHGSGGNDTLVGGADNDYLYGGDNSDTYLIGTSDGEDTIEDGHGADRIFLDLDSGTTVSSVNVVGLYESLLKGTAVENTSTIYGDWEYSLKYGSASQYTAYLNWDGNTTIAGARADLEIDFDATGIVDLTIENFANGEFGITLEDVAVDPDPEEGEFNINDTDDDGNTGGDTGEGGGDGAHGDGINVFFTTPGSGNPVYWSPRTFTDDSGLSVGYRTNNNPENYVSTSNGGTTGDLISSGSDGSSIHGYSRGGGNGNHPHPIGILDTPPVVLTYPAISAGDPHLLTFDGSFYDFQDSGEYTLVKSTDSEHAFTIQARQEAWDLGDSDGELFSVNTAIATQLGNTRVGFYTRGSLEFDLTTSGLDAFEYTNELPVLWVEEEAYFMPPNSVMLVEDGIIIRDGYSDNYTVVNAYGDNFTVNIHENHINLGAGVSSLRESGSVEGLLGNCDGDSSNDFILDDGTPLGSSISNATLYNVFGEDWRIEQSESLFLYGNGQDTNSFDNPNFDSNAIKTLADFDPADVAAAETAAAAEGFDPNSDIFDAVVLDFLVMGYVEYDDIWAALEQESITQADITGLDILYGTELDDLLYGTNEADFIMAMEGNDSVYGQGGDDTLVGGLGDDIIYTGSGNDLFIHHQGDGNDTYVSSTFNSNHAIEMYGTDGQLLEASELRFMVGGYQNRDLIVINRESGESVTLINMYYGAGKTFASVNGIVIKEGLNFVGTDAAESISATPYNDTLEGGLGNDTLNGGAGADLLIHRHGDGNDVFKFSEYNSSDHVEMYGADGLLLEASALEFIVSGYQNRDLIVTSRESGESVTLENMYYGTGRAFENVNGITVNDGLNFVGTDIADSLTGSKYSDTLEGGLGDDTLDGGLGADLFIHRQGDGNDLIKFSEFNSSDHVEMYGADEQLLDASELEFIVSGYQNRDLIVTSRESGESVTLENMYYGTGRTFESVNGITVNDGLNFVGTDAAESINGTQYDDTLEGGIGDDTLDGGLGADLFIHRQGDGNDLIKFSEFNSSDHVEMYGADEQLLDASELGFAQSGYDLVVTNLNSNETLTLGNMYYSTGNTFDLVNGIDLSTVL; translated from the coding sequence ATGGGAGTAATACCGCATATTTTAGGACATTGGAGCAATTTAACACCTGAGTTAATAACTAATCTCTATCTTTATGGTGAGACAACAACACCTGCTGATTATGAAGAACGTCTTCGCTCTACGGCAGAATATCAGGATACGATCACGGTTAAGTTAGATATGCAGGCAATGATGGAATCTGGTCCAGGACGGTATGCCAGTGCTCCACAAGCGCAGTTTGTTCAAGATTTTTTTGAGAATGGAACGATTCAACATCCTAATGGAAGTGGAGCTTTGGTAGGCAGCCACACCAAAGCAGAACTTGTGGACTTGGGGTTTAGCGAAGATTTATTTCGATTCGATTTTAAGCAAATGTTCCTTGATACTGGTAACAGTGATTACATTTACCGCACCTACATTTTTAACTCACAACTTTTTACGTTATCCGATGACACCGAGTTTCACTTTAGCGGTTCTACAAACACCAATTATATTACTGATCTCGAAGTACGCATATTCAACGAAGATTTTGACTTTGAGTCCAGCGAAGGAATAACGGGGTTTCTCGTAAATAGCGCAAATGTACTGCTAGAAGAGATTATCGATCCACACGATATAGGACGAACTGTAGATATTGAATATAGTGGTACTGGTTCTACTTTTACTGGAAACTACACTCTTGCGAATTATAACACTGAAAAAACCGCGTTTGAGAGCATCGATTTCACTGAACAAGTAAGCCCTTATATAGACCCATACGGATATGTCATTGGTGGAGGGCAATTATTGGGAGGAATGCTTTCGTTAACAGATAGTATGCGTACTGCAGGAATTTTTGACAACGCTCACTACGGCAGTAACTTTTCAGACAACCTTATTTTTGAAAATGATACTGATGAGATTCCTGCTGTGGTAGCAGGTGGAGGTAACGATGTAATTGAGTTTGATTATTTTGATCCTACGGGAACAGTAGTTTACGGTGGAGAAGGTAATGATAAGATCCTTAGTAAAGGAAATAACGATATTGATGGCGGTGATGGTGAGGACACTGTTTCTTATGAGAATGTTCTTTATGTTAATGGAGTTACCTCGAACCTCACTACCGGACTGACAACATTGAATACAGCTGTAGATACATTGTTCAATGTAGAGCATGTTACCGGCAGTAATCAGGAGGATGAAATTACCGGAAATGGGTTCGATAATTTTTTGAGTGGTCAAAACAGTATCGATGAACTCCACGGTAGTGGTGGTAACGACACGCTTGTTGGTGGTGCTGATAATGATTATTTGTATGGTGGAGATAATAGTGATACCTATTTGATAGGTACGTCAGACGGGGAAGATACCATCGAAGATGGACATGGAGCAGACCGGATATTTCTTGATTTAGATTCTGGTACAACGGTTTCCTCTGTAAATGTCGTAGGTCTTTACGAAAGTCTCCTTAAAGGGACTGCTGTAGAAAATACCAGTACGATCTATGGAGATTGGGAATATAGTTTAAAGTACGGATCAGCAAGTCAATATACAGCTTATTTAAACTGGGATGGAAACACAACAATCGCTGGTGCACGTGCTGATCTTGAAATCGATTTTGATGCAACCGGAATTGTAGACCTGACCATTGAGAATTTTGCTAATGGAGAATTCGGTATCACCCTTGAGGATGTAGCCGTAGACCCCGACCCCGAAGAAGGGGAGTTCAATATCAATGACACTGATGACGATGGAAATACAGGTGGGGACACAGGAGAGGGGGGAGGAGACGGAGCCCACGGCGATGGTATTAATGTGTTCTTCACTACTCCGGGCAGTGGGAACCCCGTATATTGGTCACCCCGAACATTCACGGACGACAGTGGCTTGAGTGTAGGCTATAGAACCAACAATAATCCAGAGAATTATGTTTCTACGTCGAACGGGGGCACAACTGGTGATCTCATTTCCTCCGGCAGTGATGGCAGTAGCATTCACGGCTACAGTCGAGGCGGAGGCAACGGTAATCATCCGCACCCGATAGGGATCTTGGATACGCCACCAGTAGTGCTAACTTATCCAGCAATCAGCGCAGGCGATCCTCACTTACTTACTTTTGACGGTAGTTTCTATGACTTTCAGGATTCCGGTGAATATACGCTTGTGAAATCCACGGATTCAGAACATGCCTTCACCATCCAAGCCCGTCAGGAAGCATGGGATTTAGGAGATTCTGACGGCGAATTATTTTCTGTAAATACCGCCATTGCTACCCAGCTTGGCAATACGCGGGTGGGCTTTTATACACGCGGCAGTCTTGAATTTGATCTCACGACCAGTGGGCTAGACGCTTTTGAATATACCAATGAATTACCTGTGCTATGGGTTGAGGAAGAAGCCTATTTCATGCCTCCAAACTCGGTAATGCTCGTGGAAGACGGTATTATTATCCGTGATGGCTATAGCGATAACTACACGGTTGTTAATGCCTATGGCGATAACTTCACTGTCAATATTCATGAGAATCACATTAATCTCGGGGCTGGCGTTTCAAGCTTACGGGAAAGCGGCTCAGTAGAGGGACTACTGGGCAATTGCGACGGCGACAGCAGCAACGACTTCATATTGGATGATGGCACGCCCCTCGGTTCCTCCATTTCAAATGCAACACTTTATAATGTATTCGGAGAAGACTGGCGGATTGAACAGAGCGAATCACTGTTCCTCTATGGGAACGGGCAAGATACTAATAGTTTTGATAATCCCAACTTTGATAGCAATGCAATTAAGACCTTAGCGGATTTTGATCCGGCGGATGTGGCCGCAGCAGAAACAGCAGCTGCGGCAGAAGGGTTTGATCCGAATAGCGACATCTTTGATGCGGTGGTGCTCGATTTCCTTGTGATGGGCTATGTCGAATACGACGATATTTGGGCGGCACTGGAGCAGGAATCTATCACACAGGCCGATATTACCGGACTCGATATTTTATACGGCACAGAATTAGATGACTTACTTTACGGCACAAATGAAGCCGACTTTATTATGGCGATGGAAGGAAACGATAGTGTCTATGGTCAGGGAGGTGACGATACGCTGGTGGGCGGTCTGGGCGATGATATTATTTATACGGGCAGCGGAAATGACCTGTTTATCCACCATCAAGGCGATGGCAATGACACCTATGTGAGTTCCACCTTTAACAGTAACCATGCCATTGAGATGTACGGAACGGATGGACAATTACTGGAAGCGTCCGAGTTACGATTTATGGTCGGCGGTTATCAAAACCGTGACCTGATTGTTATCAACCGCGAGAGCGGAGAATCCGTTACCCTTATCAATATGTATTATGGCGCCGGGAAAACCTTCGCCAGTGTCAACGGCATTGTCATTAAAGAAGGACTGAATTTTGTCGGTACGGATGCGGCTGAATCTATCTCGGCCACGCCCTATAACGACACGCTGGAAGGGGGGCTTGGCAATGACACCTTAAATGGTGGGGCGGGAGCAGACCTACTGATCCATCGTCACGGTGACGGTAACGACGTGTTTAAATTCAGTGAATATAACTCCTCTGACCATGTAGAAATGTACGGAGCGGACGGACTGCTGCTGGAAGCATCCGCACTGGAATTTATCGTCAGTGGTTATCAAAACCGCGACCTGATTGTTACGAGCCGCGAGAGCGGAGAGTCCGTAACATTAGAAAATATGTATTACGGGACAGGAAGAGCATTCGAGAACGTCAACGGAATTACCGTAAATGATGGACTCAACTTCGTGGGAACGGATATTGCCGACTCGCTAACAGGCAGCAAATATAGTGATACCCTCGAAGGGGGACTCGGTGATGACACGCTAGACGGTGGCTTAGGAGCAGACCTGTTTATCCACCGTCAGGGCGATGGTAATGACCTGATTAAATTCAGTGAATTTAACTCCTCTGACCATGTAGAAATGTACGGAGCGGATGAGCAATTACTGGACGCATCAGAACTAGAATTTATTGTCAGTGGCTATCAGAACCGCGACCTGATTGTTACGAGCCGTGAGAGCGGTGAGTCCGTAACATTAGAAAATATGTATTACGGTACAGGAAGAACATTCGAGAGCGTCAACGGAATTACCGTAAATGATGGACTCAACTTCGTCGGAACGGATGCGGCTGAATCTATCAACGGTACACAATATGATGACACCCTCGAAGGGGGCATCGGCGATGACACGCTGGACGGTGGTTTAGGAGCAGACCTGTTTATCCACCGTCAGGGCGATGGTAATGACCTGATTAAATTCAGTGAATTTAACTCCTCTGACCATGTAGAAATGTACGGGGCGGATGAACAATTACTGGACGCATCAGAGCTGGGTTTTGCACAGTCAGGCTATGATCTGGTGGTGACTAACCTCAATAGCAATGAGACGCTTACACTGGGTAATATGTATTACAGCACAGGCAATACCTTCGATCTCGTTAACGGAATCGATTTGAGTACCGTGCTTTAA
- a CDS encoding AAA family ATPase → MKVISVWNPKGGQGKSLLSLNLAACAVSSFELTPLVIDQDPQGTCQECKKEGNLPFDIIGEIPTDKPDGIDLVIIDHQASDWELPPAKTIVMPVLPTRTQFKTFSKAFTLAKKANKNVITVVNNVDLNRKQESAAAKGLRQEGAFILQKGSPFGHAEAHLSTIFDNSIPAIRDGYKVQERRAEVEAILTAILREEK, encoded by the coding sequence ATGAAAGTTATTAGCGTGTGGAACCCAAAAGGTGGACAGGGAAAAAGTCTGTTATCGCTCAACCTAGCGGCTTGTGCTGTGTCGAGCTTCGAACTAACCCCGCTGGTAATAGACCAAGACCCACAAGGCACATGCCAAGAGTGTAAAAAGGAAGGGAATCTGCCGTTCGACATCATTGGTGAAATTCCCACAGATAAACCCGATGGAATTGATCTTGTTATCATCGACCATCAGGCAAGTGATTGGGAGCTTCCTCCAGCAAAAACAATTGTCATGCCTGTACTTCCTACACGTACACAATTTAAAACATTTTCAAAAGCATTTACCTTAGCGAAAAAAGCAAATAAAAATGTGATTACCGTAGTAAACAATGTTGACTTGAACCGAAAGCAAGAAAGCGCAGCCGCAAAAGGACTTAGGCAGGAAGGAGCATTCATTTTACAAAAGGGGTCGCCGTTCGGTCATGCCGAGGCACATTTGAGCACAATCTTTGATAATTCTATTCCCGCTATTCGCGATGGATACAAAGTACAGGAGCGAAGAGCGGAAGTCGAAGCAATTCTAACTGCAATACTACGAGAGGAAAAATGA
- a CDS encoding replication initiation protein: protein MSEELRTLDVKPKKDTMVKAGELVDVVEVTPLTLTDRKIYNLLIDNAKQAISKPVEHVIDKDRLRQSRRGNEQVDDSILRLMGGIVQIRTEHDGEPATIRVPLLGRNIEHDRHDGKFYYTFDPELRNVLDNSNVFARLKINVMLAFTGKYGLALYEMIEKRVNLRKSEEIISIAQFRNLLGVPKGKLTTWHNLKTRAIDPAVAEVNQLATDFRVEVTGLKTGRSFNEVKLKWWRTAPDGEESAIAEHLRPKVGRKARREGTVENVFIEPLKLEYSLSEAAKETAREILLKGSKRMGLQTAIYEWEQAFKDKERPNNPDGAFINFCKKIA from the coding sequence ATGAGCGAAGAGTTACGGACACTTGATGTAAAACCTAAGAAAGACACCATGGTGAAAGCCGGTGAGCTTGTTGATGTGGTGGAGGTTACGCCTTTAACATTAACCGATAGGAAAATATATAACCTATTAATTGATAATGCCAAACAGGCAATATCAAAACCTGTTGAGCATGTAATAGATAAAGATAGATTACGTCAATCACGCAGAGGAAATGAACAAGTCGATGACTCGATACTTCGCCTGATGGGTGGAATCGTGCAAATAAGAACTGAGCACGACGGCGAACCTGCAACAATTCGTGTTCCCCTTCTAGGGCGGAATATAGAACATGACCGCCATGACGGAAAGTTTTATTACACTTTTGATCCCGAACTACGCAACGTTTTAGATAACAGTAATGTCTTTGCGCGTTTGAAAATTAATGTCATGCTGGCATTTACAGGAAAATATGGGTTAGCGCTTTATGAAATGATTGAAAAACGTGTGAATTTGCGAAAAAGTGAAGAAATAATTTCTATCGCACAATTTCGTAACCTCTTGGGCGTTCCCAAAGGAAAACTAACAACATGGCATAATTTAAAAACACGAGCCATTGATCCGGCTGTAGCAGAGGTAAACCAGTTAGCAACGGATTTTCGTGTAGAGGTGACCGGACTAAAAACAGGGCGTAGCTTTAACGAAGTAAAATTAAAATGGTGGCGTACTGCGCCCGATGGTGAAGAATCCGCTATCGCTGAACATTTACGCCCCAAGGTCGGTCGTAAAGCGCGCCGTGAAGGGACAGTGGAAAATGTTTTTATTGAACCTCTCAAGTTAGAATATAGCTTATCCGAAGCAGCAAAGGAAACTGCGCGAGAAATCCTACTAAAAGGTTCCAAACGAATGGGCTTACAAACAGCTATATACGAATGGGAGCAAGCTTTTAAAGACAAGGAACGGCCTAACAACCCAGATGGGGCATTTATCAACTTCTGCAAGAAGATAGCTTAA
- a CDS encoding recombinase family protein: MIFGYSRISKGDDQNARLQIKAFKEAGVEKTFEENASGGRWDRPALHSMLNQLRKDDVVVVWKLDRLSRSLKDLLVIMEKIDNAEAGFKSLTESIDTTNAAGRMMMQMVGAFAEFEREMIRERTKAGLDAARTEGRVGGRRPKLRDDQKKDIIENVLSSRKTGAQMARLYNVSEATISRIVAKHRQPIT; the protein is encoded by the coding sequence GTGATTTTTGGATATAGCCGAATCTCAAAAGGCGATGATCAAAATGCCAGATTACAAATCAAAGCATTTAAAGAGGCTGGCGTTGAAAAAACATTTGAAGAAAATGCTTCCGGCGGACGTTGGGATCGTCCTGCACTGCACAGCATGCTCAATCAACTGCGCAAGGATGATGTTGTCGTGGTTTGGAAACTTGATCGGTTATCACGGTCTTTGAAAGACCTGCTCGTCATCATGGAAAAGATTGATAATGCTGAAGCTGGCTTTAAAAGCCTTACGGAATCCATAGACACCACCAACGCCGCAGGTCGCATGATGATGCAGATGGTTGGCGCATTTGCCGAGTTTGAGCGTGAAATGATCCGTGAACGTACAAAAGCCGGGTTGGATGCCGCCAGAACTGAAGGTCGTGTTGGAGGTCGTCGCCCCAAGCTTCGTGACGATCAGAAAAAGGACATCATTGAAAATGTTCTCTCAAGTCGCAAAACCGGGGCGCAAATGGCTAGGCTCTACAATGTCTCCGAAGCCACAATTTCCCGCATCGTGGCAAAACACAGGCAACCAATAACATAA
- a CDS encoding Tn3 family transposase, with protein sequence MPRMNILSTSEKDEFDTPPIFNSAQRKQFFEIPSDLTTEVSKLRTPANKIAFVMAYGYFSAGKRFFSSKRYHRPDIEYVSHKLGFALDIFDPAAYPQRTAHYHQTLILTLCGFNIWGHDTENFIHQEIRSMVLSNLKPNLIFWRCVDLMIREKIQIPGYNRIADMILKALQTRKNDLSALIQASLTLENQALLDSLFSKDDDTDPNSEKSPYKLTTLKKISQSSKPAKVSEKLNDLLYLKNQYYQLQPVFSALNLDHEAIRYYAGSVIKSRIFQISRREEEDRYLHVIAFIAHQFFSLQDNLVDVFLSTVKNFENVASREHKERSFERQKEQTRSVQILLDKIEIDVFGVLDGIQTILNNQAIDPALKITEITRILKVGHPHIQGAKSEHSTLRQGIKQHVSDDQYYDILESRSIKLQKRSSGIVKVLEFMAENSAQPLMAAINHYKMKDGAVNKTAPSDFLSLAEYSAVYPENGAFRTSLYKIFLFQHIASAIKSGTLNLLHSYKYQSLDKYMISKDRWQTEKEALIHRAGMQDFSTPHEVLEILDKALHQQYQTTNANITTGRNLFIKISKQKVYNITTPKQEEIESDPLKPFFPEQNYVPLTEILSTVNHHSGFLREFQHWQNRYTKNSTSDKSLYAGIMGLGCSIGTRKMAKISPNIKENALQHTVNWYFSLENVQAANNAVIKLMDQMELPNIYRKSQDTLHTASDGQKFEVRSESLNANYSFKYFGKGQGASAYTFIDERNLLWHSLVFSASERESAYVVDGLMRNDVIKSDIHSTDTHGYSEAIFATTHMLGFSYAPRIKNLKKQSLYIFKSGQHADKSNWLIKPDNYVNADLIIQNWDDILRLIATIKLKETSASDIFSRLNSYSRQNVLYKALKAFGQIIKSLFILRYLDDVQLRQDIEKQLNKVELSNRFTRAIAVGNPREFIHAEKEEQEIAESCNRLIKNSIICWNYLYLSQKLSITENDNNRQILLKAISTHSPMSWAHINLLGEYDFSDEKLKDSFGIKPPRMAA encoded by the coding sequence ATGCCACGTATGAATATTCTCAGTACCAGTGAAAAAGATGAATTTGACACTCCTCCTATTTTCAACAGTGCACAAAGAAAACAGTTTTTTGAAATACCGTCCGACCTTACGACGGAGGTCAGCAAGCTTCGTACACCAGCCAACAAAATTGCTTTTGTTATGGCGTATGGATATTTCAGCGCCGGAAAACGATTCTTTTCATCCAAACGCTATCATCGACCCGATATTGAGTATGTCTCCCATAAATTAGGTTTTGCTCTCGATATATTTGATCCTGCCGCATATCCCCAAAGAACCGCTCATTATCATCAAACGCTTATTTTAACACTTTGTGGTTTCAATATCTGGGGGCACGACACAGAAAACTTCATCCATCAAGAAATCCGCTCTATGGTTCTCTCAAACCTAAAGCCTAATCTTATTTTTTGGCGATGTGTCGATTTGATGATCCGAGAAAAAATTCAAATCCCAGGATATAACCGGATTGCCGACATGATCCTGAAAGCGTTACAAACGCGTAAGAATGATCTGTCAGCACTAATTCAAGCCTCTTTGACTCTTGAAAATCAAGCGCTTTTAGATAGCTTATTTAGTAAAGATGACGATACGGATCCAAATTCTGAGAAGTCACCATATAAGCTGACAACACTGAAAAAAATTTCACAATCCAGTAAACCTGCAAAAGTCAGCGAAAAATTGAATGATTTACTCTATTTGAAAAACCAATATTATCAGCTCCAGCCTGTGTTTTCAGCCTTAAATCTGGATCATGAGGCAATCCGTTACTATGCCGGCAGTGTCATAAAGTCTAGAATTTTTCAAATTTCACGAAGAGAGGAGGAAGACCGCTATTTGCATGTTATCGCTTTTATCGCCCATCAATTTTTCTCATTGCAGGACAATCTGGTGGATGTGTTTTTAAGCACAGTTAAAAACTTTGAAAATGTAGCAAGCCGTGAGCATAAAGAGCGAAGTTTTGAACGCCAGAAAGAACAGACACGCTCGGTGCAGATATTGCTGGATAAAATAGAAATCGATGTTTTTGGTGTTCTGGACGGTATCCAGACAATATTAAATAACCAAGCTATCGATCCTGCCTTAAAAATCACTGAAATCACAAGGATTCTGAAAGTTGGTCATCCTCATATTCAGGGTGCAAAAAGTGAGCACTCCACCCTAAGGCAGGGTATTAAACAGCATGTTTCGGACGATCAATATTACGATATTCTAGAATCCCGTTCAATAAAACTGCAAAAGCGTAGTAGCGGCATCGTGAAAGTTTTGGAGTTCATGGCTGAGAACAGTGCTCAGCCTCTTATGGCTGCCATCAATCATTACAAAATGAAAGATGGTGCCGTGAACAAAACTGCACCGTCTGATTTTTTATCACTGGCGGAATATAGTGCCGTCTATCCTGAAAACGGCGCGTTCCGTACTTCTTTGTATAAAATCTTCTTGTTCCAGCATATTGCATCCGCCATAAAATCCGGCACATTGAATTTACTGCATTCCTATAAATACCAGTCTTTGGATAAGTATATGATCAGCAAAGACAGATGGCAGACTGAGAAAGAGGCTTTGATACATCGAGCGGGAATGCAGGACTTTAGCACCCCCCATGAAGTGCTTGAAATATTGGATAAAGCTCTGCACCAGCAATATCAAACAACAAATGCAAATATCACCACAGGACGTAACTTATTCATAAAAATTAGCAAGCAAAAAGTCTACAACATTACTACCCCCAAGCAAGAGGAGATCGAGTCTGATCCGCTAAAACCTTTCTTCCCGGAACAAAATTATGTTCCACTCACGGAAATCCTTTCAACCGTCAATCATCACAGTGGTTTTTTACGAGAATTTCAGCATTGGCAAAACCGCTATACCAAAAACAGCACTTCAGACAAATCGCTTTATGCTGGAATTATGGGACTGGGCTGTTCCATCGGCACACGTAAAATGGCTAAAATATCCCCGAACATCAAAGAAAATGCTCTACAGCATACCGTCAACTGGTATTTCTCACTAGAAAACGTACAGGCCGCCAATAATGCCGTTATCAAACTTATGGATCAGATGGAACTGCCTAATATCTACCGCAAAAGCCAAGACACCTTGCATACGGCCAGTGACGGGCAGAAATTTGAAGTTCGCTCGGAATCCCTGAACGCCAATTATTCCTTCAAATATTTTGGTAAAGGTCAAGGCGCGAGTGCCTATACCTTCATTGATGAGCGCAATCTGCTTTGGCATTCGCTTGTGTTTAGTGCCTCTGAGCGAGAAAGCGCCTATGTTGTTGACGGTCTCATGCGTAATGATGTCATCAAAAGTGATATTCATTCTACTGATACTCACGGCTACAGCGAAGCCATCTTTGCTACTACGCATATGCTTGGATTTTCCTATGCTCCTCGGATCAAAAACCTGAAGAAACAAAGCCTCTATATCTTCAAGTCCGGGCAACATGCTGACAAGAGTAACTGGCTTATCAAGCCAGACAACTACGTAAACGCCGATCTTATTATCCAGAATTGGGATGATATTTTAAGATTGATCGCCACGATCAAACTGAAGGAAACAAGCGCTTCTGATATATTCAGCCGTCTCAATTCCTATTCGAGACAGAACGTTTTATATAAAGCCCTAAAAGCTTTTGGGCAGATCATAAAATCTTTGTTCATTCTGCGGTATTTGGATGATGTGCAGCTCCGTCAGGACATTGAAAAACAACTCAATAAAGTTGAGCTTTCAAATAGATTTACACGGGCTATTGCTGTCGGCAATCCCCGGGAATTTATTCATGCCGAGAAAGAAGAACAGGAAATTGCCGAAAGCTGCAACCGGCTCATCAAAAACTCAATTATCTGCTGGAATTATTTATATCTGTCACAAAAACTATCCATAACAGAAAATGACAACAATAGGCAGATTTTATTGAAGGCAATTTCAACGCATTCGCCCATGTCATGGGCGCATATCAACCTGCTTGGTGAATATGATTTCTCGGATGAGAAGCTCAAAGATTCGTTCGGTATCAAACCGCCGAGAATGGCAGCATAG
- a CDS encoding AHH domain-containing protein, which yields MEPLPLTTDPLEQTLLDAILEQSKQQLVTMRSQLKDQPDQLAEKERAFLFSECAKLDALSNMQLQLNEYRTLHSKSKPIDKAKEARKAGNSAKLGNHLRAAGQARHGANWEAHHIVCSRHASHASARLKLFAYMGINDPINGCWLPKKHGDAKGTVLPHAVGHAYIHTNKYAAWVGRNLRMANGKTGLLNALRRMQQKMHNAKREPDVIALLTDKGKADLGVKIGGIR from the coding sequence ATGGAGCCACTACCGCTCACCACCGATCCGTTAGAACAGACCCTTCTCGACGCCATACTGGAACAATCCAAACAACAACTGGTTACCATGCGCAGCCAGCTCAAAGACCAGCCCGACCAGCTGGCAGAGAAGGAGCGGGCATTTCTGTTCAGCGAATGCGCCAAGCTTGATGCGCTCAGTAACATGCAGCTCCAGCTTAATGAGTACCGCACCCTTCACAGCAAAAGCAAACCCATCGATAAGGCCAAGGAAGCGCGCAAGGCAGGTAACTCCGCGAAGCTCGGTAATCATTTACGTGCAGCTGGCCAAGCCCGCCACGGGGCAAATTGGGAAGCCCACCATATTGTATGCTCGCGGCATGCTTCCCATGCGTCAGCACGGTTAAAGCTGTTTGCCTATATGGGCATTAACGATCCGATTAATGGCTGCTGGCTACCCAAGAAACACGGCGATGCCAAGGGTACGGTATTACCCCATGCCGTGGGGCATGCCTATATCCATACCAACAAATATGCGGCGTGGGTCGGGCGGAACCTACGAATGGCAAACGGTAAAACCGGCTTGCTCAATGCGCTACGCCGCATGCAACAGAAAATGCACAACGCCAAGCGTGAACCTGACGTGATAGCATTACTGACCGATAAGGGCAAAGCCGATCTCGGTGTCAAAATAGGGGGTATCCGGTGA